GCTGCGGCGAGCGAAAGGATCGAAGTCGGAAAAACAATGATCGGACCGGCGGCATACAGCAAAATGAAGAGGGCCGGCCCCCACGCACCGAAGGATAGGATGTAGGAGCGGATATGATCCGGGGATACGTTCAGTTGGCTCCTCACGATAAAGACTGCGAAGAGGAACACAGTTAAAACGACGAGAGCCCGGCCGATGCTTTTCCTGCTCACTGTATCCCCGCCTGAAAGGTACGCACGTCCGCCTTGTTTACATATAGAAGTACGTCCGTTTCTATAAGCGAGCGGTCCTGGAGAGGGATGGCAAGCTTCTTCTCCAGCTCAGGAAGCTCGATATGAGCGATGGGATGGCCGTGGTTGTACGTAATGTGTTCCACCCTTCCCTGAAAAGTCAAGCTATCCTCTTCTTTTTCCGACGAGTGAAATCTTACATGCTTTAAAGGCACGTAGGTCCGGTCATCAATGATAAAGTGGCCACCCATGAAGGATGCGACGTGGATGTTGGCAGGATAGTCATGGAGCGTATCCGCATCCCCGATCTGCTGAAAGGCTCCATCCTGAAAGAGGGCGATCCGATCCCCCATGATCATAGCTTCCTCCAGGTCATGCGTAACGAACAAAGCGGTCGTGTTCCGTTTCACTAAAAAGTCACGCACCCAATAGCGCAGATCCTGGCGTAGATGAGGGTCGAGGCTGCTGAATGGTTCATCGAACAATATAACTTCCGGTTCTGTCGCCATAGCCCTGGCGAGCGCGGTCCGCTGCTGCTGGCCGCCGGATATTTGTGATGGGAAGTGGCTTCGGTAATCTGTCATTCCGATGGCAGCAAGCAGCTGCTCTATCTTTTCGGGCGTGTATTTTTTGGATACTTTCGCTCCGTACGTAATGTTTTCTTCCACAGTCATATGGGGGAACAGGAGCGGTTGTTGAAAGACGAGGCTGATATCCCGTTGATTGGCTTTCTGCCTCGTAATATCCTGTCCGTTCATCAGGATTGTTCCGCTTGTCGGTTTTTCCAGGCCGGCAAGGACACGCAGGAGGGTGGTTTTCCCACTTCCTGATGGTCCGACCACACTGAGTATCTGACCTTTTTCCATGGTAAAGGAAAGTTCACTCAATACGACCGGTCCTTTAAACTGTTTAGTGATCCGTTGAATTTCCAGAGCTGGGCTTGTCATCGTTGATTCCTCCATCGTGTATGAGTATATGGGAGGAAGGAAATCATTCCTTCCACTATGGCATACATAGCTAGTGGTACGAGTGCGAACCAAATGGAGAAGGCGGACATCAGGGACGGATCGGCATTCTCCATGAACGGAAAGAATACCATCGGAAGGGTCCGTACCTGTCCTCCCCCAATGATCGAAGTTATCGCATACTGACTGAGACTGATGACGATCGTCAGGAATGTCGTGCTCCGGATCGCCGGCTTCATCAGGGGCAGTTCAATGGTAAACAGCTGCTGGAGCTTTCCTGCTCCCAGTACTTCGGGCTGCTGCAGCATGGAAGATCCGATCTGCTTATAGGTGTTATGGAAAATCTTGATGCTGTAGGGAACCGTCGGGATCAGGTGAATAAGTATGACGCCTGCTGCTGTGTCTGCCAACCCGATTCGGATCATCCAAAGGTGAAGGCCCATGGTAATGGCAAGAACGGGAATAAGCAGGGGGGCAAGCAGGAATGCTTCCAGAATCACCTTGCCGCGGAAAGTTGTCGTCGCAAGAGCTTTTCCGGCGGGGAGGGCGATCAGGAAGTTGAGGATAAGCACACTGAAAGCTATTAGAACGGATGTCCCTGTCGCTTCGATCAAATAAGGGTCATTCCAAAGCCGCTGATAGCTCGTCCATTGAAGCGTGATCCCATTTCCTGTGTGGAACCGGAATGGAGCGCTGAGGCTCTGTAAAAGCAAAAGGAACAGAGGAAATACGAATACTCCCCCTGTGACCAGGTAAAACAATGTTTTCTTCAAGGTCATAAAGATTCTCCTTTCGCTCTTCTCCATCTCCTTCTGTTTACAAAGGCATAACCGACGACAGCCAGAGCAAGCAAGAGAAGGCTTATAGAAATCATTGCAGCAAACGCAAGCGGACGATCATCCCAAGAGCTTCCATAAAACCAGTCATAGCTTAATACCGCTGCCATTTCTGGATAAGTCGTTCCAAGCAATGCCGGCACTTCATACGCAGACAAGGTAAAGGCAAAGACGATGAGGAACGTCTCGATCAAGACGGGGGTGAGGCTTGGCATGTCCACTGTTTTGAACTTCTGCCAGCCGCTGCCGCCCATCGTTTCGACAAGGTCATAATACTCCCTGTTTATTCCTGCATACACAGGGAAGAGCAGCAGAATGACAAGCGGGAGTTCTTTCCATACATAAGTAATGATGATGCCGATCCCGTTCGGGTCCCGTGTCCAAATCGGGAAAGCTTCCGTGCCGGCCAACAGGCCAAAAGAAGTCAATGCTTGAGCCGCCACACCCGATTCCGATAAGAGCAGGAGAACGACATACCCCCATACAAAATGAGGGAAGAGCATTGGTATCCAGACGAGGAGCCGTGACGATGTTTTCTTGAGATAGGTATAGAAAT
This sequence is a window from Bacillus sp. SB49. Protein-coding genes within it:
- a CDS encoding ABC transporter ATP-binding protein, yielding MTSPALEIQRITKQFKGPVVLSELSFTMEKGQILSVVGPSGSGKTTLLRVLAGLEKPTSGTILMNGQDITRQKANQRDISLVFQQPLLFPHMTVEENITYGAKVSKKYTPEKIEQLLAAIGMTDYRSHFPSQISGGQQQRTALARAMATEPEVILFDEPFSSLDPHLRQDLRYWVRDFLVKRNTTALFVTHDLEEAMIMGDRIALFQDGAFQQIGDADTLHDYPANIHVASFMGGHFIIDDRTYVPLKHVRFHSSEKEEDSLTFQGRVEHITYNHGHPIAHIELPELEKKLAIPLQDRSLIETDVLLYVNKADVRTFQAGIQ
- a CDS encoding ABC transporter permease, translating into MTLKKTLFYLVTGGVFVFPLFLLLLQSLSAPFRFHTGNGITLQWTSYQRLWNDPYLIEATGTSVLIAFSVLILNFLIALPAGKALATTTFRGKVILEAFLLAPLLIPVLAITMGLHLWMIRIGLADTAAGVILIHLIPTVPYSIKIFHNTYKQIGSSMLQQPEVLGAGKLQQLFTIELPLMKPAIRSTTFLTIVISLSQYAITSIIGGGQVRTLPMVFFPFMENADPSLMSAFSIWFALVPLAMYAIVEGMISFLPYTHTRWRNQR
- a CDS encoding ABC transporter permease; translated protein: MKSFRTKSLWLLLPSLLFLVMPFYGLANGMIQSLMDDGSVRLTHYKELADNGRFISSISFSVQTAFLATSLSMVIGLVMTKYFYTYLKKTSSRLLVWIPMLFPHFVWGYVVLLLLSESGVAAQALTSFGLLAGTEAFPIWTRDPNGIGIIITYVWKELPLVILLLFPVYAGINREYYDLVETMGGSGWQKFKTVDMPSLTPVLIETFLIVFAFTLSAYEVPALLGTTYPEMAAVLSYDWFYGSSWDDRPLAFAAMISISLLLLALAVVGYAFVNRRRWRRAKGESL